A genomic segment from Neobacillus sp. YX16 encodes:
- the ftsL gene encoding cell division protein FtsL encodes MSSLARKFQQQQQVERTVEVQERTIVKTKKHWLTPGEKIIGIVFTGLVCFGAVNLISNQAEIYQVNKDIQEVQTSINELEKVNNDLQVQVSELSTYERIWEKAKQMGLVLNENNVKVVHEK; translated from the coding sequence ATGAGTAGTCTTGCCAGGAAATTTCAGCAACAGCAGCAAGTAGAACGGACAGTAGAGGTACAGGAACGTACTATTGTAAAAACAAAAAAGCACTGGCTAACACCTGGGGAGAAAATAATCGGAATCGTATTTACAGGGTTGGTTTGTTTTGGTGCCGTCAACCTCATCTCGAATCAAGCAGAAATTTACCAGGTAAATAAGGATATTCAGGAAGTTCAAACTTCGATAAATGAACTAGAAAAGGTAAACAATGACCTGCAGGTACAAGTAAGTGAGCTTAGTACGTATGAGCGGATTTGGGAAAAAGCAAAACAAATGGGACTTGTTTTAAACGAAAATAACGTCAAGGTTGTGCACGAGAAATGA
- a CDS encoding penicillin-binding protein, with protein sequence MNKKQPYMNFGAAGLFVLFGLLFFILLLRYFSIQFTGEVGSQPLAAKAQQKYSRTGNLEAVRGVIYDKNGEVVSEDTTSYTLIAILDKKMTTNTKKPNHVTDPEKTARELAKFIEMEESKIYSILTKDQFQVEFGKAGRDISHQTKKEIEALKLPGITFKRDSKRFYPNGIFASHLVGYADRIDEKDGTYNYVGKMGIEQTLNKELTGKDGKINYESDLWGYLLPNGEQKVTPAENGNDVYLTIDKKIQTFLEDAMNKVVEEYNPKKIIAIVADPKTGEILAMGQRPSFHPKTKEGINNSWHNEAIESSFEPGSTMKIFTLAAAIEEKKFNPNELFQSGSYRVTSKDKPIHDHNRSGWGTISYLEGVQRSSNVAFAKLANEKLGFEKFREYLTKFGLDRPTGIDLPNETSGKIQFTWPIEKATTAYGQGTAITPIQQIQAATAIANKGKMMKPHVVDKIVNHDTGKVIRDTTPEVVGTPISAETAKEVLDILETVVTNEETGTGNRYQIDGYSVAGKTGTASIPDPKGGYLGGQEDYIFSFLGMAPADNPKLIVYVAVQQPEIEHYSMGSIPVSMVFNPVMKNSLQYLNIQPSQQEKASTTKLGEFEGQAVTETIKKLEEQELEVVVLGKGTKVTGQLPAAGTNVLEGEKIILQTDGELNVPDFSGWSLRDVMKVAKISGVKLNSTGSGYVVKQSLKEGALLRKGDFLIVDLKTPEDILKLEEENKEVDENSKLSDEVAEEVPLD encoded by the coding sequence ATGAACAAGAAACAGCCATATATGAATTTCGGAGCAGCCGGTTTGTTTGTACTATTCGGCCTGCTCTTTTTTATATTGTTATTGAGGTATTTTTCCATTCAATTTACTGGTGAGGTCGGTTCCCAGCCGCTTGCAGCAAAAGCACAGCAAAAATACAGCAGAACAGGGAATTTGGAAGCGGTAAGAGGTGTGATTTATGACAAAAATGGGGAAGTGGTCTCTGAGGATACAACTTCTTATACATTGATTGCCATTTTAGATAAAAAGATGACTACGAATACAAAAAAGCCGAACCATGTTACGGACCCAGAAAAAACTGCAAGGGAATTGGCAAAGTTTATCGAAATGGAAGAATCTAAGATTTATAGTATTTTAACTAAAGATCAGTTTCAGGTTGAATTTGGTAAAGCGGGAAGAGACATTTCGCACCAAACAAAAAAAGAAATTGAAGCTTTAAAACTTCCAGGGATTACATTTAAACGAGACTCAAAAAGGTTTTATCCGAATGGAATCTTTGCTTCTCACCTAGTTGGATACGCTGACAGAATTGATGAAAAGGATGGAACCTACAATTACGTCGGGAAAATGGGGATTGAACAAACATTAAATAAAGAGTTAACAGGCAAGGATGGGAAAATTAATTACGAAAGTGATTTATGGGGATATTTGCTTCCAAACGGTGAACAGAAGGTTACCCCTGCTGAGAACGGAAATGATGTCTACTTAACGATTGACAAGAAGATTCAAACATTCCTAGAAGATGCTATGAACAAGGTAGTTGAGGAATATAATCCAAAGAAAATCATCGCCATCGTAGCTGATCCAAAAACAGGTGAAATCTTAGCGATGGGACAGAGACCTTCCTTTCACCCTAAAACGAAGGAAGGGATTAATAACAGCTGGCATAACGAAGCCATCGAATCTTCTTTTGAGCCAGGTTCAACGATGAAAATTTTCACACTTGCTGCGGCTATTGAAGAAAAAAAATTTAATCCTAATGAATTATTCCAGTCTGGTTCTTATAGAGTAACATCAAAAGATAAGCCAATACATGACCATAATAGATCTGGATGGGGAACCATTTCCTATCTTGAGGGAGTTCAGCGCTCTTCGAATGTTGCCTTTGCAAAGCTGGCAAATGAAAAATTAGGTTTTGAAAAATTCCGTGAGTACTTAACTAAATTTGGATTGGACCGACCAACCGGTATCGACCTTCCAAATGAAACGTCTGGAAAAATTCAATTTACCTGGCCAATTGAAAAAGCAACCACTGCATATGGACAAGGGACGGCGATTACGCCAATCCAGCAAATCCAGGCGGCAACAGCGATTGCAAATAAGGGGAAAATGATGAAGCCTCACGTGGTAGACAAAATCGTCAATCACGACACAGGAAAAGTAATTCGTGATACTACGCCAGAAGTTGTTGGCACACCCATTTCTGCTGAAACCGCAAAAGAAGTACTTGATATTCTTGAAACAGTAGTAACAAATGAAGAAACAGGTACGGGAAATCGATATCAGATTGATGGCTATAGTGTTGCAGGAAAAACAGGAACTGCAAGTATTCCTGATCCTAAGGGCGGTTATTTAGGAGGACAAGAAGATTATATTTTTTCATTTTTAGGCATGGCTCCTGCTGATAATCCAAAATTAATTGTATACGTTGCAGTTCAACAACCGGAAATTGAGCACTATTCCATGGGCTCTATCCCAGTTTCGATGGTTTTTAATCCTGTTATGAAAAATAGTTTACAATACTTAAATATTCAACCTTCACAACAAGAAAAAGCCTCTACGACAAAACTAGGAGAGTTCGAAGGTCAAGCTGTAACAGAAACAATAAAAAAACTTGAGGAACAGGAACTAGAGGTAGTTGTTTTAGGAAAGGGAACAAAAGTAACGGGACAGCTTCCAGCTGCCGGTACAAACGTTCTAGAAGGTGAGAAAATTATTCTTCAAACTGATGGAGAGTTGAATGTACCTGATTTTTCAGGGTGGTCACTCAGGGACGTGATGAAGGTTGCAAAAATATCTGGAGTTAAACTAAATTCTACAGGCAGCGGTTATGTGGTTAAGCAAAGTCTCAAAGAGGGTGCGCTTTTACGCAAAGGAGATTTTTTAATCGTTGATTTAAAAACTCCAGAAGATATCTTGAAGTTAGAGGAAGAAAACAAAGAAGTTGATGAAAATAGTAAGTTATCTGATGAAGTGGCAGAAGAGGTCCCGCTAGATTGA
- a CDS encoding stage V sporulation protein D, which produces MRVSNVTVRKRLMIALFVGILIFLIIDVRLGYVQFVLGDMLTGQAKGSWSRNIPFEPERGEIIDRNGVPLATNVSAPTVYVVPRQVKDPAATSEKLSAVLNIPKENAYRQITQGESIVRIKEGRKISHEKAKEIRALGLEGVYIGEDSKRHYPFGSYLSHVLGFSGVDNQGLMGLELYYDKELSGEKGSVKFYANAKGERMNDMADDYEHPVDGLDLKLTIDTKIQTIIERELDIAEATYNPDGIIAIAMNPNNGKILGMSSRPTFDPANFRNVPQEVYNRNLPVWSSYEPGSTFKIITLAAALEEGKVDLEKEHFHDPGSVEVAGARLKCWKRGGHGSQTFLEVVQNSCNPGFVELGQRLGKDTLFKYIKDFGFGQKTGIDLAGEGSGILFNLERVGPVELATTAFGQGVSVTPIQQVAAVAAAVNGGILYKPYIAEELIDPVTKEVVMRNTPVEKRRVISEATSKEIRHALESVVAQGTGFRAFVDSYRIGGKTGTAQKAQNGRYLENNFIVSFMGFAPADDPEIVVYVAVDNPKGGLIFGGTISAPIVGSIMKDGLMAMGVKPRKDQIEKELRWPDTAPITLPDLTGLTKLEITEQLLNLKIDASGEGDIVVRQSPEAGTKVKEGSTIRLYFGKEE; this is translated from the coding sequence ATGCGTGTTTCAAATGTAACTGTCCGTAAGAGGTTAATGATTGCATTGTTCGTTGGAATTCTTATCTTTTTAATCATTGATGTCCGACTTGGTTATGTACAGTTTGTTCTAGGTGATATGTTGACCGGTCAAGCTAAAGGTTCTTGGAGTAGAAATATTCCATTTGAACCAGAGCGCGGCGAGATTATAGACCGTAATGGTGTTCCATTAGCCACAAATGTTAGTGCTCCAACTGTATATGTAGTACCGAGACAGGTCAAAGACCCTGCTGCAACTTCTGAAAAACTTTCCGCTGTGTTAAATATTCCAAAGGAAAATGCATATCGGCAAATCACCCAGGGTGAATCTATTGTAAGGATAAAAGAGGGTAGAAAGATTTCTCATGAAAAAGCAAAAGAAATCAGGGCTTTAGGACTTGAAGGAGTTTATATAGGTGAAGACTCAAAAAGGCATTACCCGTTTGGGAGTTATCTTTCTCATGTTTTAGGATTTTCTGGGGTGGACAACCAGGGGTTAATGGGATTAGAGCTATATTACGACAAAGAACTTAGCGGTGAGAAAGGCTCTGTTAAGTTTTATGCCAATGCTAAGGGTGAAAGAATGAATGACATGGCTGACGATTACGAGCATCCCGTTGATGGTCTTGATTTAAAGCTTACAATCGATACCAAAATTCAAACCATTATTGAGCGAGAGCTTGATATTGCGGAAGCAACTTATAATCCAGATGGAATTATTGCGATTGCCATGAATCCGAATAATGGAAAAATTTTAGGGATGTCTAGTCGGCCGACATTCGACCCCGCAAATTTTAGGAATGTTCCTCAGGAAGTATATAACCGGAATCTTCCTGTGTGGTCAAGCTATGAGCCAGGTTCAACATTTAAAATCATCACGCTTGCTGCTGCTCTCGAGGAAGGGAAAGTGGATTTGGAAAAGGAACATTTCCATGATCCAGGTTCAGTAGAAGTTGCGGGTGCAAGGTTAAAATGCTGGAAACGCGGCGGCCATGGAAGCCAGACTTTTTTAGAAGTAGTCCAAAATTCATGTAACCCAGGATTTGTGGAACTCGGTCAAAGATTAGGAAAAGATACATTGTTTAAATATATAAAAGATTTTGGTTTTGGGCAGAAAACAGGGATTGACTTAGCGGGTGAAGGTTCCGGGATATTATTTAATTTAGAACGAGTGGGTCCTGTTGAACTAGCAACAACGGCTTTTGGTCAAGGTGTATCTGTAACGCCCATTCAACAGGTCGCAGCTGTTGCCGCAGCTGTAAACGGCGGTATTCTTTATAAGCCATATATCGCAGAAGAGTTAATTGATCCTGTTACAAAAGAAGTAGTGATGAGAAATACTCCTGTGGAGAAACGAAGAGTTATCTCTGAAGCAACGTCCAAGGAAATTCGCCATGCCCTAGAAAGTGTTGTGGCACAAGGTACTGGTTTCAGGGCCTTTGTTGACTCCTATCGAATTGGCGGCAAAACAGGAACCGCACAAAAAGCGCAAAACGGAAGATATTTGGAAAATAATTTTATCGTTTCTTTTATGGGTTTTGCCCCTGCAGATGATCCAGAAATCGTTGTATATGTGGCCGTAGATAACCCCAAAGGCGGGCTTATCTTTGGGGGAACCATAAGTGCTCCAATCGTTGGCAGTATCATGAAGGATGGTCTTATGGCAATGGGAGTAAAACCTAGGAAAGATCAAATTGAAAAAGAATTAAGATGGCCGGACACGGCGCCAATAACCCTTCCAGACTTAACAGGTTTAACAAAATTGGAAATTACCGAACAGCTGCTAAATCTTAAGATTGATGCAAGTGGTGAAGGTGACATTGTTGTAAGACAATCCCCTGAAGCCGGTACAAAAGTAAAAGAAGGTTCAACAATTAGACTTTATTTTGGTAAAGAGGAATAA
- a CDS encoding UDP-N-acetylmuramoyl-L-alanyl-D-glutamate--2,6-diaminopimelate ligase yields MKLHDLLQHLHLLVPYQGTDAEISSIENDNRKVQKGSLFICIKGYTVDGHDYAESAVNNGAAAVLAERALPLSVPVIIVNDTTRAMAVLADAFYNHPTKKLHLIGITGTNGKTTTSHLIEKIFSDVNRSTGLIGTMYTKIGSQKIETKNTTPESLILQKGFQQMLDAGVDTAIMEVSSHALHMGRVHGCDYDIAVFTNLSQDHLDYHKTMDDYKHAKSLLFSQLGNTFDPNKPKYAILNADDSASEMYRKSTAAHVITYGIDNEADFHARNIKMTSSGTTFEIVIKEKSYPINIQLIGKFSVYNVLASIAAAFVSNIPMVEIIDSIESVKGVDGRFELVNAGQEFTVIVDYAHTPDSLENVLKTIQSFANKRVFVVVGCGGDRDKTKRPLMAEIACRYGTDPIFTSDNPRSEDPLAILRDMENGVSGESYITIPDRKEAIVKAINQAADGDVILIAGKGHETYQIIGSKVYDFDDRVIAREAIEER; encoded by the coding sequence ATGAAATTACATGATTTACTTCAACATTTGCACCTCCTTGTTCCTTATCAAGGAACTGATGCTGAGATTTCGTCGATTGAAAACGACAATCGCAAGGTGCAAAAGGGAAGTTTATTTATTTGTATTAAAGGATATACCGTCGATGGACATGATTATGCGGAATCCGCAGTGAATAATGGAGCTGCTGCAGTGCTAGCTGAGCGCGCACTTCCACTTTCTGTACCCGTCATAATCGTTAATGATACAACTAGGGCGATGGCAGTATTAGCTGATGCTTTTTATAACCATCCAACAAAAAAACTACATTTAATCGGAATCACAGGGACTAACGGGAAAACAACCACCAGTCATCTAATCGAAAAAATATTTTCTGATGTAAATCGGAGTACGGGATTAATAGGAACCATGTATACAAAAATAGGCAGCCAGAAGATTGAAACGAAAAATACAACGCCAGAAAGTTTAATCCTTCAAAAGGGTTTCCAACAAATGCTTGATGCTGGTGTAGATACAGCAATAATGGAGGTTTCATCACATGCCTTACATATGGGGAGAGTACATGGTTGTGACTATGATATAGCCGTATTTACAAACCTCAGCCAAGATCATTTAGACTACCATAAAACAATGGACGACTATAAGCACGCTAAGAGTTTATTATTTTCTCAGCTAGGAAATACTTTTGACCCTAATAAACCCAAATATGCAATCTTAAATGCAGATGACTCTGCTTCTGAAATGTATCGCAAATCAACAGCAGCCCATGTTATTACGTATGGAATTGATAATGAGGCAGATTTCCATGCCAGAAATATTAAGATGACTTCTAGTGGGACTACTTTTGAAATAGTAATTAAAGAGAAGAGTTATCCAATCAACATACAGCTCATTGGGAAGTTTAGTGTTTATAATGTTTTGGCTAGTATCGCTGCTGCCTTTGTTTCAAATATTCCGATGGTAGAAATTATTGATTCTATCGAAAGTGTTAAAGGGGTAGACGGAAGATTTGAGCTCGTAAATGCAGGTCAAGAATTTACAGTTATAGTGGATTATGCACATACACCGGATAGCTTAGAAAATGTCTTGAAAACAATACAAAGCTTTGCCAATAAGAGAGTTTTTGTAGTAGTAGGATGTGGAGGAGACCGTGATAAAACAAAGCGGCCATTGATGGCTGAAATTGCATGTCGGTATGGTACAGATCCTATTTTCACCTCGGATAACCCAAGAAGTGAAGACCCTTTAGCAATATTAAGAGATATGGAGAATGGTGTATCAGGGGAAAGCTACATTACCATTCCTGATAGAAAAGAGGCTATTGTTAAGGCAATTAACCAGGCTGCTGATGGAGATGTAATCTTAATCGCTGGTAAAGGCCACGAAACATACCAGATAATCGGCAGTAAAGTTTATGATTTTGATGACCGAGTCATTGCTCGGGAAGCTATCGAGGAGAGATAG
- the mraY gene encoding phospho-N-acetylmuramoyl-pentapeptide-transferase, with translation MLEQVIFFTILMGFLITVLLSPIFIPFLRRLKFGQSIREEGPKSHQVKTGTPTMGGIMILFSIIITTLVMTGKFSEPTVKTYLLILVTFGFGLLGFLDDFIKVALKRNLGLTSRQKLLGQIIISVIFYLVYKENGFPTEITIPGSDYSIELGWFFVFFIVFWLVGFSNAVNLTDGLDGLLSGTAAIAFGAYAVLAWNQSQMEVAIFSVAVAGAVLGFLVFNAHPAKVFMGDTGSLALGGAIATIAILTKLELLLVIIGGVFVIETLSVILQVISFKTTGKRIFRMSPLHHHYELRGWSEWKVVVTFWSVGLILAILGIYIEVWL, from the coding sequence ATGCTGGAGCAAGTTATTTTTTTCACAATTTTAATGGGCTTCCTGATTACCGTATTGCTTTCTCCAATTTTTATTCCCTTCTTAAGAAGGTTGAAATTTGGACAAAGCATTAGGGAAGAAGGTCCCAAATCCCATCAAGTAAAAACGGGTACACCAACGATGGGCGGTATCATGATTTTATTTTCCATTATTATTACTACTCTTGTCATGACTGGAAAGTTTTCTGAACCAACTGTTAAAACCTATTTACTTATTCTTGTAACATTTGGATTTGGTTTATTAGGATTTTTGGATGATTTTATCAAAGTCGCATTAAAGCGTAATTTAGGTTTAACCTCTAGACAAAAGCTTTTAGGGCAAATTATTATTTCAGTTATTTTTTATCTTGTTTATAAAGAAAATGGTTTTCCTACGGAAATTACGATCCCAGGTAGTGATTACTCCATTGAATTAGGCTGGTTTTTTGTGTTTTTCATTGTTTTTTGGCTGGTAGGCTTTTCAAATGCAGTCAATTTGACAGATGGACTAGATGGATTACTTTCAGGGACGGCCGCGATAGCTTTTGGTGCCTATGCTGTCTTAGCTTGGAATCAATCGCAGATGGAAGTGGCAATCTTTTCAGTTGCTGTAGCTGGGGCTGTTTTAGGGTTCCTAGTTTTTAATGCTCACCCTGCAAAGGTGTTTATGGGTGATACCGGGTCACTCGCCCTTGGTGGTGCGATTGCTACCATAGCTATTTTAACAAAGTTGGAATTATTGTTAGTTATTATAGGCGGCGTATTTGTAATTGAAACCTTGTCGGTTATTTTGCAGGTTATCTCTTTTAAAACAACAGGGAAAAGGATTTTTCGGATGAGTCCACTCCATCACCACTACGAGCTGCGTGGTTGGTCTGAATGGAAGGTTGTTGTAACTTTTTGGAGTGTTGGTTTAATATTAGCGATACTAGGTATCTATATTGAGGTGTGGTTATAA
- the murD gene encoding UDP-N-acetylmuramoyl-L-alanine--D-glutamate ligase, which produces MKQINTYIHKKILVLGLAKSGVTAAALLHKLGAFVTVNDKKPLSENPEARGLLEQGIKVICGEHPVELLDEGFELIVKNPGIPYQNPIIEGAIEKGIPVLTEVELAYQISEAPFIGITGTNGKTTTTTLIFEMLNAGNKKPLIAGNIGTVASGVAEEATSENNIVIELSSFQLMGIETFKPKIAIITNLYDAHLDYHGNREEYYKAKANITKNQTDEDYFIYNADQQEVVEIAAKSRACAIPFSTKRVITEGAYINEGWICFKGKKVMLVEEIALPGVHNLENILSAMAAAKLTGVKNDAIISVLRTFTGVKHRLQYVTEIADRKFYNDSKATNMLATIPALQAFKNPIILLAGGLDRGNEFDELIPYLKNVKALITFGQTAGKIQRVGVEAGIKQINTVDNVEKAVPVAYEYSEPGDVILLSPACASWDQYKSFEVRGDIFIEAVHKLK; this is translated from the coding sequence GTGAAGCAGATTAATACGTATATTCATAAAAAAATACTCGTCCTTGGACTTGCAAAAAGCGGGGTAACGGCTGCTGCTCTTTTACATAAACTTGGAGCGTTCGTGACAGTAAATGATAAAAAACCATTATCAGAAAATCCAGAGGCGCGAGGGTTATTAGAGCAAGGTATTAAAGTTATATGTGGTGAACACCCTGTTGAACTACTCGACGAAGGATTCGAACTTATCGTAAAAAATCCCGGCATTCCGTATCAAAACCCTATCATTGAAGGCGCTATTGAGAAGGGTATACCTGTTTTAACAGAGGTGGAGCTTGCTTACCAAATATCTGAAGCACCTTTCATTGGTATAACCGGGACAAATGGAAAAACGACCACGACTACATTAATTTTTGAAATGTTGAATGCAGGTAATAAGAAGCCTTTAATTGCCGGTAATATTGGAACAGTTGCTTCTGGTGTAGCGGAAGAAGCGACGTCAGAAAATAATATCGTTATCGAATTATCATCCTTTCAATTAATGGGAATAGAAACGTTCAAGCCTAAGATAGCCATTATTACGAATTTGTATGATGCTCATTTAGATTATCATGGAAACAGAGAAGAGTATTATAAAGCAAAAGCGAATATTACCAAAAATCAGACGGATGAAGATTACTTTATTTATAATGCAGATCAGCAGGAAGTGGTGGAAATTGCTGCAAAATCCCGGGCTTGTGCTATTCCATTTTCGACAAAGCGCGTGATTACGGAAGGTGCTTACATTAATGAGGGCTGGATTTGCTTTAAAGGCAAAAAAGTAATGTTAGTAGAAGAAATAGCTCTTCCTGGTGTTCATAATCTTGAAAATATCTTATCTGCAATGGCAGCTGCAAAGTTAACCGGTGTTAAGAATGATGCCATTATAAGTGTTCTTAGAACGTTCACAGGGGTTAAACACCGTCTTCAGTACGTTACAGAAATTGCTGATAGAAAGTTTTATAATGACTCAAAGGCAACAAATATGCTTGCCACTATCCCGGCGTTACAGGCTTTTAAGAATCCAATAATTCTGCTTGCCGGAGGGCTTGACCGTGGAAATGAATTTGATGAACTAATACCATATTTGAAAAATGTGAAAGCATTAATTACTTTTGGTCAAACTGCAGGGAAAATTCAGCGGGTTGGGGTAGAAGCAGGAATAAAACAAATTAACACTGTCGATAATGTTGAAAAGGCCGTGCCTGTTGCTTATGAATATTCAGAACCAGGTGACGTTATTTTGTTATCTCCTGCATGTGCAAGCTGGGATCAATATAAAAGTTTTGAAGTCAGGGGAGACATTTTTATCGAAGCGGTGCATAAGCTTAAGTAA
- the spoVE gene encoding stage V sporulation protein E, whose translation MPTKRTTPDFILLICTFTLLAVGLIMVYSASAVWAEYKFDDSFFFAKRQTLFAGVGIAAMFFIMNINYWTWREWSKVILITCFVLLILVLIPGVGNVRNGSRSWIGVGAFSVQPSEFMKLAMIAFLAKFLSERQKLITSFKKGLVPSLGLVFVAFALIMLQPDLGTGTVMIGTCVVMIFIAGARVGHFALLGLIGLAGFVGLIASAPYRMKRITSFLDPWQDPLGSGFQIIQSLYAIGPGGLFGLGLGESRQKFFYLPEPQTDFIFAILAEELGFIGGSFILLLFALLLWRGIRIALGAPDLYGSFLAVGIISMVAIQVMINVGVVTGLMPVTGITLPFLSYGGSSLTLMLMAIGVLLNISRYSRY comes from the coding sequence GTGCCGACAAAGAGAACAACTCCTGATTTTATATTATTAATTTGTACATTTACGTTATTGGCAGTAGGGCTTATTATGGTTTATAGTGCGAGTGCGGTATGGGCGGAATATAAATTCGATGACTCGTTCTTCTTTGCAAAGAGACAAACGCTATTTGCGGGTGTTGGGATTGCAGCCATGTTTTTTATCATGAATATTAATTATTGGACATGGAGAGAGTGGTCAAAGGTCATTTTGATAACCTGTTTTGTGTTACTAATACTCGTACTCATTCCAGGGGTTGGAAATGTTCGAAATGGCTCGCGGAGCTGGATTGGCGTAGGTGCCTTCTCCGTTCAGCCATCAGAGTTTATGAAGCTTGCTATGATTGCCTTTTTAGCGAAGTTTCTTTCTGAGAGACAGAAATTGATCACCTCCTTTAAAAAAGGGCTGGTGCCATCTTTAGGTCTTGTATTTGTTGCCTTTGCCTTGATTATGCTCCAACCAGATTTAGGTACTGGAACTGTAATGATTGGCACCTGTGTAGTTATGATATTTATTGCGGGTGCTAGAGTTGGACACTTTGCATTATTAGGTTTAATAGGATTAGCAGGATTTGTAGGTTTGATTGCTTCTGCTCCCTATAGGATGAAAAGGATCACCTCCTTCTTAGACCCTTGGCAAGACCCGCTAGGGAGTGGTTTTCAAATTATCCAATCGCTCTATGCAATTGGTCCAGGCGGCTTATTCGGTCTTGGGCTAGGTGAAAGCAGACAGAAGTTTTTTTACTTACCTGAACCACAAACTGACTTCATTTTTGCAATATTAGCAGAAGAACTAGGTTTTATTGGCGGTTCCTTTATTCTGCTTTTATTTGCACTGTTGTTATGGAGGGGAATTCGTATTGCCTTAGGGGCACCCGATTTGTATGGAAGCTTTCTGGCAGTTGGTATCATTTCAATGGTCGCCATTCAAGTTATGATAAACGTCGGTGTAGTAACTGGTTTAATGCCTGTTACTGGAATCACTCTTCCGTTCCTGAGTTATGGCGGATCTTCTCTAACCTTAATGTTGATGGCTATAGGTGTTTTATTAAACATAAGCCGTTATTCTAGATATTAA
- the murG gene encoding undecaprenyldiphospho-muramoylpentapeptide beta-N-acetylglucosaminyltransferase — protein sequence MKIVVSGGGTGGHIYPALALIREIQKENKDAQVLYIGTKSGLESTIVPREKIPFKSIHITGFKRKLSLDNIKTIVRFLKGARDSKKMLKEFQPDIVIGTGGYVCGPVVYAAAKLKIPTIVHEQNSVPGLTNKFLSRYVNKIAICFEEAREYFPKEKVVFTGNPRASEVIGQDGIKGRLSTGLSTTMPAVLIFGGSRGARPINDAVVKALSEFGEKPYQVLYITGDVHFDDVQKEAELVGNPKNVVIKPFIHNMPEVLAGIDLVVSRAGATTLAEITSLGIPSILVPSPYVTNNHQEKNARSLSDHGAAELLIEKDLNSKSLIQHIDKILLDQENLKMMKIKAKNLGVPDSAERLNKLMKQLVQGKQK from the coding sequence ATGAAAATAGTAGTAAGCGGCGGTGGAACTGGAGGACATATTTATCCGGCTCTTGCACTCATAAGGGAAATACAAAAAGAAAATAAGGATGCGCAAGTTTTATACATAGGGACAAAGAGCGGGTTGGAAAGTACAATTGTTCCTCGGGAAAAGATTCCTTTTAAATCTATCCATATTACCGGATTCAAAAGAAAATTATCCTTAGATAATATCAAAACGATTGTAAGATTCTTAAAAGGTGCTAGGGACAGTAAAAAAATGCTAAAAGAATTCCAGCCTGATATTGTAATTGGAACAGGTGGTTATGTCTGTGGGCCCGTTGTATATGCAGCTGCTAAATTAAAAATTCCAACCATTGTCCACGAGCAGAATAGTGTTCCTGGGTTAACAAATAAATTTTTAAGCAGATATGTTAACAAGATTGCTATTTGTTTTGAAGAGGCACGAGAATATTTCCCAAAAGAAAAAGTGGTTTTTACTGGTAACCCGCGGGCATCCGAAGTCATTGGGCAAGATGGCATTAAAGGAAGACTTTCAACAGGCTTAAGTACGACAATGCCAGCAGTATTAATTTTCGGGGGCAGCCGTGGTGCAAGACCCATAAATGATGCTGTTGTTAAGGCGCTATCTGAATTTGGTGAAAAGCCCTATCAAGTCCTGTATATTACGGGGGATGTGCATTTTGACGACGTGCAAAAAGAAGCTGAACTTGTTGGGAATCCTAAAAACGTAGTGATTAAGCCTTTTATTCATAACATGCCTGAGGTTCTGGCAGGGATTGACTTAGTTGTCTCAAGAGCAGGTGCAACGACACTTGCTGAAATCACTTCATTAGGAATTCCGAGTATTCTCGTGCCAAGTCCTTATGTTACGAATAATCATCAAGAAAAAAATGCAAGGTCACTTAGTGACCATGGAGCAGCAGAATTACTTATTGAGAAAGACTTAAATAGCAAAAGTCTAATTCAACATATAGACAAAATTCTGTTAGACCAAGAGAATCTAAAAATGATGAAAATAAAAGCAAAAAATTTAGGGGTACCGGACTCTGCTGAAAGGCTAAATAAACTTATGAAACAGCTAGTCCAAGGAAAACAAAAGTAG